In a single window of the Niabella ginsenosidivorans genome:
- a CDS encoding TIGR02757 family protein, producing MKKSADTLKAFLDARALYYEQPGFIADDPISVPHSFSKQQDIEIAGFFAAILAWGNRKSIINSCKRLLELMDNAPYDFIMHFTEADLKPFLKFVHRTFNAIDLFHFLDVLQHHYKIKKLPSLETAFSNYLTPGDTTIEKALIGFRRHFFDDKIFPHYPVRTQKHIATPERKSACKRLNMYLRWMVRSSSKGVDFGLWKNIQPLQLICPLDLHVARVARHFKLLDRPNNDWQAALELTTHLKQLDAADPVKYDFALFGLGVIEKF from the coding sequence ATGAAAAAATCAGCTGATACCCTCAAAGCCTTTCTGGATGCCAGGGCCCTTTATTATGAACAGCCAGGCTTTATTGCGGATGACCCTATTTCTGTTCCGCACTCGTTTTCAAAACAGCAGGACATTGAAATCGCCGGCTTCTTTGCTGCCATACTGGCCTGGGGTAACCGCAAGAGCATCATTAACTCCTGCAAACGGTTGCTGGAGTTAATGGATAACGCTCCTTATGATTTTATAATGCATTTTACAGAGGCAGATCTGAAGCCCTTTCTGAAGTTTGTGCACCGCACTTTTAACGCTATTGATCTTTTTCATTTTTTAGACGTTTTACAACATCATTACAAAATAAAAAAGCTGCCTTCGCTTGAAACAGCCTTCAGTAATTATCTGACTCCCGGCGATACAACCATTGAAAAGGCATTGATTGGTTTCCGCCGTCATTTTTTTGATGATAAGATCTTTCCTCATTATCCCGTGCGGACCCAAAAGCATATAGCCACACCAGAACGAAAATCTGCCTGTAAACGCTTAAACATGTATTTGCGCTGGATGGTAAGAAGCAGCAGCAAAGGCGTTGATTTTGGCTTATGGAAAAACATTCAGCCTTTACAGTTGATCTGCCCGCTGGACCTGCACGTGGCAAGGGTCGCCCGTCATTTTAAATTACTGGATCGCCCTAATAACGACTGGCAGGCTGCTTTAGAGCTTACAACACACTTAAAACAACTGGATGCAGCTGATCCGGTTAAATATGATTTTGCCCTGTTCGGACTGGGCGTCATTGAAAAATTTTAA
- a CDS encoding SIMPL domain-containing protein: protein MKQLFAAALLSLVTLGTIKAQTPDLRRKISVSGTAETEVTPDIIYVSISLKEYFENGNNKKRVDISTLENQLYAAAQKAGIAKENLTISNLNSWTNTSGKKKNPDFLASRQYLLKVSDLNKLDQIISSIDSRGIQSTGIQSYDYSKMEQLKKELKIKALQAAKEKASYMVAALDGKLGDVLEIQDSGDSPVQPVLYRNYAMKAEAADTAGGDADLDFKKIKLSFTVNTVFEIK from the coding sequence ATGAAACAATTATTTGCAGCGGCACTCTTATCATTGGTAACATTGGGAACTATAAAAGCGCAGACCCCGGACCTACGCAGGAAGATCAGTGTAAGCGGTACCGCAGAAACCGAAGTGACCCCGGATATTATTTATGTAAGTATTTCTTTAAAAGAATATTTTGAGAACGGAAATAACAAAAAAAGGGTTGACATCTCCACGCTGGAAAATCAATTGTATGCAGCTGCACAAAAAGCAGGTATTGCCAAAGAAAACTTAACCATCAGCAATTTAAACAGCTGGACCAACACAAGCGGCAAAAAAAAGAACCCTGACTTCCTGGCCAGCAGGCAATATCTTTTAAAGGTAAGCGACCTGAACAAGCTGGATCAGATCATCAGCAGTATTGATTCCAGGGGCATTCAAAGCACCGGTATCCAGAGCTATGATTATTCAAAAATGGAGCAGTTAAAAAAAGAGCTGAAAATAAAGGCGCTGCAGGCTGCAAAGGAAAAGGCCTCCTATATGGTAGCAGCATTGGACGGGAAGCTGGGCGATGTTCTGGAAATACAGGACAGCGGCGACAGCCCTGTTCAGCCGGTGCTGTACAGGAATTATGCCATGAAGGCTGAAGCTGCTGATACCGCCGGTGGTGATGCTGATCTTGATTTTAAAAAGATCAAATTAAGCTTTACGGTTAATACTGTTTTTGAAATTAAATGA
- a CDS encoding M16 family metallopeptidase — MIQFDRFTLENGLRVIVHPDASTPTAVMNILYDVGARDENPEQTGFAHLFEHLMFGGSVNVPEYDEPLQLAGGENNAYTTNDLTNYYIQIPKENLETAFWLESDRMLSLAFNEKSLEVQRKVVSEEFKEHYLEKPYGDAHFKLRALAYKKHPYRWMTIGKELSHIENAQLADVKGFFFKHYRPNNAIMVVAGNITTEAVKALARKWFGDIPAGSGNKRQLPAEAPQTEARSMEVHAPVPLDAFYKCWHMAGRLSREYYTTDLITDILGGGESSRLYEKLVKELQLFVNIQCYHMGSIDPGIICIEGKLVKGADMKAAEAAVEKVLTDLKEEPVLEAELQKVKNKTESMMAFEDMSLLNRANSLAFYELLGDAAMMNTELDQYDAVTTKDIKETAQKIFREENSSTLYYYAKN, encoded by the coding sequence ATGATCCAGTTTGACAGATTCACTTTAGAGAACGGTTTGCGTGTAATTGTACATCCCGATGCTTCCACCCCCACGGCGGTAATGAATATTTTGTATGATGTGGGCGCCCGGGATGAAAACCCGGAGCAGACGGGCTTTGCGCATTTGTTTGAGCACCTCATGTTTGGCGGCTCCGTAAATGTTCCGGAATATGATGAGCCTTTGCAGCTGGCCGGTGGGGAAAATAATGCTTATACCACCAATGATCTTACCAACTATTACATACAGATACCCAAAGAAAACCTGGAAACCGCTTTCTGGCTGGAGAGCGACCGGATGCTTTCTCTGGCCTTTAATGAAAAGAGCCTGGAAGTACAGCGTAAAGTAGTATCGGAGGAATTTAAAGAGCATTACCTGGAAAAGCCTTATGGTGATGCCCACTTTAAATTAAGAGCGCTGGCTTATAAAAAGCACCCTTACCGCTGGATGACCATCGGCAAAGAGCTGTCGCATATTGAAAACGCGCAGCTTGCTGATGTAAAGGGTTTCTTTTTTAAGCACTACCGCCCTAACAATGCCATTATGGTGGTGGCCGGAAATATTACTACTGAAGCTGTAAAAGCACTTGCCCGGAAATGGTTTGGCGACATTCCTGCCGGGTCCGGAAATAAACGGCAATTACCTGCCGAAGCCCCGCAAACCGAAGCGCGGAGCATGGAAGTGCATGCACCTGTTCCGCTGGATGCATTTTACAAATGCTGGCATATGGCAGGAAGGCTGAGCAGGGAATATTATACCACAGATCTGATAACGGATATCCTTGGAGGAGGTGAGTCGTCCCGGTTGTATGAAAAGCTGGTAAAGGAACTGCAGCTTTTTGTAAACATTCAATGCTATCATATGGGCAGTATAGACCCCGGTATTATCTGTATTGAAGGCAAGCTGGTAAAGGGAGCGGATATGAAGGCCGCCGAAGCTGCCGTGGAAAAGGTTTTGACGGATCTGAAGGAAGAACCGGTGCTGGAAGCCGAACTGCAAAAGGTAAAGAATAAAACAGAAAGCATGATGGCTTTTGAAGATATGAGCCTGCTAAACCGGGCCAACAGCCTTGCCTTTTATGAACTGCTGGGTGATGCGGCCATGATGAATACAGAACTGGATCAGTACGATGCCGTAACCACAAAGGACATTAAAGAAACAGCACAAAAGATTTTCAGGGAGGAGAACAGCAGTACTTTATATTATTACGCAAAGAATTAA
- a CDS encoding LytR/AlgR family response regulator transcription factor, whose translation MNAIAIDDEPIALEVIKKLSSKVPFIRLEAVFTNAFEAIDHLQKNKIDLVFLDIKMPDISGIELSKSLANPPMIIFTTAYTEHAVEGFEVNAVDYLLKPFSLPRFIKACTRAQELFALKNNKPGDMDYLFLKDGYEQVRVLLDDILYIEAAGNYLNVVLKNKKIMTRITINDMMNLLPQDQFTRIHRSYIVAKNKVTRFNKQAVFIDLLEFPIGSSYVFAS comes from the coding sequence GTGAACGCAATAGCCATAGACGACGAGCCCATTGCGCTGGAAGTGATCAAAAAGCTTTCTTCAAAAGTGCCTTTTATAAGGCTGGAAGCCGTTTTCACCAATGCTTTTGAAGCCATTGATCATTTACAGAAAAATAAAATTGACCTGGTCTTCCTGGATATTAAAATGCCGGACATCAGCGGTATTGAGCTTTCCAAAAGCCTGGCAAACCCACCCATGATTATTTTTACCACGGCCTATACAGAGCATGCTGTAGAGGGCTTTGAAGTCAATGCAGTAGATTATTTGCTGAAACCCTTTTCCCTGCCTCGTTTTATAAAAGCCTGCACCCGGGCGCAGGAATTATTTGCCCTGAAAAATAATAAACCGGGCGATATGGATTACCTGTTCCTGAAAGACGGATATGAACAGGTACGGGTGCTGCTGGATGATATTTTATATATAGAGGCTGCCGGCAATTACCTGAACGTGGTGCTGAAAAATAAAAAGATCATGACGCGCATTACCATCAATGATATGATGAATTTGCTGCCCCAGGATCAGTTCACCCGTATTCACCGCAGCTATATAGTGGCTAAAAACAAAGTAACCAGGTTCAATAAACAGGCAGTATTTATTGACCTGCTGGAATTTCCTATTGGAAGCAGCTATGTTTTTGCATCCTGA
- a CDS encoding sensor histidine kinase — protein MKARNTYQKIELLIATLAAGFFIFIAATSTNYYSERHQFSENHIGYDFNTNYLRPLVAIIIVSYLLFVFLTQYVETKTRGFFKIILFLCSYLLLAFILSVCFTYIFAWRYGNEAYATQRDVNASFFVEGFAVAAVSFVIYLVYYGLKELIFSPLLKQKLKESNGSRLVFIVLSILAWLIILVMLSANNAAAFAIIVWAVILPYALLMFYLNTLVLIPALPEKKPWSSYYLSRIVPIVLLINFIATVFCVAISHPVSFIGAYTLLLLWTGVAVIPLCWWIYKNQKEKLGLKTALGSSQANLGFLRSQINPHFLFNALNTLYGTALQENAERTGEGIQKLGDMMRFMLHENMQDKILLVREVEYLRNYIDLQLLRVANAPDIQILVRIEEPAAALLITPMLLIPFIENAFKHGISLREPSYISIALHTQNNTLYFDVQNSIHVKPDGDPEKFKSGIGLPNVKERLQLEYPERHELVIRQTAKDFFVHLTINL, from the coding sequence ATGAAAGCAAGAAATACTTATCAGAAAATAGAGCTGCTGATTGCCACGCTTGCAGCAGGCTTTTTTATATTTATTGCAGCAACAAGTACCAACTATTATTCTGAGAGGCATCAGTTTTCAGAGAATCATATTGGCTATGATTTTAACACCAACTACCTGCGGCCGCTTGTTGCCATCATTATCGTCAGTTATCTTCTTTTTGTATTTCTTACACAGTATGTGGAAACAAAGACCAGAGGTTTTTTTAAAATTATCCTGTTCCTGTGCAGCTACCTGTTATTAGCGTTCATCCTGTCTGTTTGCTTTACCTATATTTTTGCCTGGCGTTACGGAAATGAGGCCTATGCAACGCAACGGGATGTAAATGCCAGCTTTTTTGTAGAAGGATTTGCTGTAGCTGCGGTCAGTTTTGTTATATACCTTGTTTATTATGGGTTGAAAGAGCTCATTTTTAGCCCCTTATTAAAACAGAAACTAAAAGAAAGCAATGGGTCTCGCCTGGTATTTATTGTTTTGAGCATTTTAGCCTGGCTGATCATCCTGGTCATGCTTTCGGCCAATAATGCCGCAGCGTTCGCTATTATTGTCTGGGCCGTAATCCTCCCTTATGCCCTATTAATGTTTTATCTGAATACGCTGGTTTTAATACCCGCGTTACCGGAAAAAAAACCATGGAGCAGTTATTATCTGTCACGGATCGTACCTATAGTTTTGCTGATCAATTTTATTGCAACCGTTTTTTGTGTGGCAATCAGCCATCCTGTATCATTTATAGGTGCCTACACATTGTTATTATTATGGACGGGCGTAGCAGTTATCCCTTTATGCTGGTGGATCTATAAAAACCAGAAAGAGAAGCTGGGATTAAAAACCGCATTAGGATCTTCACAGGCCAACCTGGGTTTTCTGCGCTCACAAATCAATCCGCATTTTTTGTTTAACGCGCTCAACACGCTTTATGGAACGGCATTGCAGGAAAATGCGGAGCGCACGGGGGAAGGAATACAAAAACTGGGCGACATGATGCGGTTCATGCTGCATGAAAATATGCAGGATAAGATCCTGCTGGTACGCGAGGTAGAATACCTGCGCAATTATATTGATCTGCAACTATTGCGTGTTGCAAACGCACCAGATATACAAATCCTCGTAAGAATAGAGGAGCCTGCTGCTGCCCTGCTTATAACACCCATGCTGCTGATACCATTTATAGAAAATGCTTTTAAACACGGCATCAGCCTGCGGGAGCCTTCTTACATCAGCATTGCCCTGCATACCCAGAACAATACACTGTATTTTGATGTACAGAACAGCATTCATGTAAAACCGGACGGAGATCCTGAAAAGTTTAAAAGCGGCATCGGCCTGCCCAATGTAAAAGAGCGGCTGCAATTAGAATACCCTGAGCGGCATGAGCTGGTGATCCGCCAGACGGCCAAGGACTTTTTTGTGCATCTGACAATCAATTTATGA
- a CDS encoding FUSC family membrane protein — protein sequence MLYVILHAMDYVKEYRQFISSYYLNEALRITIGITLPSIVLYYFGQLETGMIVSLGALCVSTADIPGAISERRKGMFAALGLILCVDLIMGFSHVNPYVTGIVILGLSFPLSMLGVYNARTNAIGFAGLLVMVLTLYHKASGWMVLVEGVYLVCGGLWYIGLSFLLHGVRPYRVIQQALGDCIIAVGDYLKTRSYFYNEGVNYDRTYKSLMQQQQKVQDKQILVREMLFRSRNIVKSTTATGRGLLVLFIESVDLFEKANATFFNYESMHRQFDGSDILPHFRKVILSMVDELYEIGVSVQEGRRSRVSKNLNDEIRGLKSHFEAFVNKHRNADNLEALINMRKILQSMEDMTLRLYTLHHYTRYDRVQPKDVKLSDNYNSFLEKNDLDRDLIRENLSFQSNTFRHALRLSIAMTTGYGMAHLLQLEYSYWILLTILVILKPTYSVTKQRNYQRVLGTIIGALGGIGLLFLIESSTARFVVMLLLMVATYSFMRTRYLISVTFMTAYIMIMFFLLNSKNFHVVIESRVLDTIIGSIIAFATTFIIPSWEKKQIRSYMATALEKTRTYFETVSSVYIKNDPDFDYKLSRKEAFVAQANLSGTFQRMLSEPKSKQKNIKKLHQFVVMILTINSQIATLAHYSKQLAAKYRSQNFEPIIQSTLLELGNTIALLSDEKVALSPLAENTQQLRSEIKQLLEKRKLELEQGLLDTETRIKLSELKPIIDQFLLISRAAGDLNRIATEIAGLPRTSEDDNVPKASLSVA from the coding sequence ATGTTGTATGTAATTTTGCATGCAATGGATTATGTAAAGGAATACCGGCAGTTTATAAGCAGCTATTATTTAAATGAAGCGCTGCGCATTACTATTGGTATTACTCTGCCTTCCATTGTATTATATTATTTTGGCCAGCTGGAAACAGGGATGATCGTTTCCCTGGGCGCGCTTTGTGTGAGCACGGCTGATATTCCGGGGGCCATCAGCGAGCGCCGTAAAGGCATGTTTGCTGCCCTGGGCCTTATCCTGTGCGTTGATCTTATTATGGGTTTTTCTCATGTGAACCCTTATGTTACCGGTATTGTTATCCTGGGGCTGTCTTTTCCGCTCAGTATGCTGGGTGTATATAATGCGCGCACCAATGCCATTGGTTTTGCAGGCTTACTGGTAATGGTATTGACTCTTTACCATAAAGCCTCCGGGTGGATGGTGCTGGTGGAGGGCGTCTATCTGGTATGTGGCGGGCTTTGGTATATTGGCCTCAGCTTTCTGCTGCATGGTGTACGGCCCTACAGGGTTATACAACAGGCCCTGGGTGACTGCATCATTGCTGTTGGCGACTATCTGAAAACAAGATCTTATTTCTATAACGAAGGGGTGAACTACGACAGAACCTATAAGAGCCTGATGCAACAACAGCAAAAAGTACAGGATAAGCAGATACTGGTCCGGGAAATGCTGTTCAGAAGCCGCAATATTGTGAAATCAACTACTGCTACCGGGCGTGGCCTGCTGGTATTGTTCATTGAATCGGTTGATCTTTTTGAAAAGGCCAATGCCACTTTTTTTAATTATGAATCCATGCACCGGCAGTTTGACGGCTCTGATATCCTGCCCCATTTCCGGAAGGTGATCCTGAGCATGGTTGATGAATTGTACGAGATCGGCGTTTCTGTTCAGGAAGGGCGCAGGTCACGGGTGTCCAAAAACCTGAATGACGAAATAAGAGGGTTGAAATCCCATTTTGAAGCCTTTGTAAACAAGCACCGCAATGCAGACAATCTTGAAGCGCTGATCAATATGCGCAAGATCCTGCAATCGATGGAAGATATGACCCTCCGGCTTTATACCCTGCATCATTATACCCGCTATGACCGTGTACAGCCCAAAGATGTAAAATTGTCGGATAACTATAACTCTTTCCTTGAAAAAAACGACCTTGACCGTGATCTGATCCGGGAAAACCTTTCATTTCAGTCAAACACCTTCCGTCATGCTTTAAGACTGAGCATTGCAATGACCACCGGCTATGGCATGGCCCATTTATTACAGCTGGAATACAGCTACTGGATCCTTTTAACCATACTGGTGATCCTTAAGCCTACTTACAGCGTTACCAAACAACGCAATTATCAGCGTGTGTTAGGAACGATTATAGGAGCCCTTGGCGGCATAGGCCTGCTTTTTCTTATAGAAAGCTCCACTGCAAGATTTGTGGTCATGCTTCTTTTAATGGTAGCCACTTACAGCTTTATGCGTACCCGTTACCTCATCAGCGTAACTTTTATGACGGCTTATATTATGATTATGTTTTTTCTGCTAAACAGTAAAAACTTCCATGTGGTAATCGAAAGCAGGGTGTTAGACACCATTATCGGCTCCATTATAGCCTTCGCCACCACCTTTATCATACCCTCCTGGGAAAAGAAACAGATAAGAAGCTATATGGCCACGGCGCTTGAAAAAACCAGGACCTATTTTGAAACCGTTTCAAGCGTTTACATAAAAAATGACCCGGATTTTGATTATAAACTCAGCCGTAAAGAGGCTTTTGTAGCACAGGCCAACCTTTCCGGCACTTTTCAGCGCATGCTCAGTGAGCCCAAAAGCAAACAGAAAAACATAAAAAAGCTGCACCAGTTTGTAGTTATGATCCTTACTATTAACTCCCAGATTGCAACGCTGGCTCATTATTCCAAACAACTGGCGGCAAAATACCGCTCTCAGAATTTTGAACCGATCATTCAAAGCACCCTGCTGGAACTGGGCAACACTATTGCGCTCCTTTCTGATGAAAAGGTAGCGCTTAGCCCCCTTGCCGAAAACACGCAGCAACTGCGGTCAGAAATCAAACAGCTTCTTGAAAAACGAAAGCTGGAGCTGGAACAGGGATTACTGGATACGGAAACCCGGATAAAGCTTTCAGAATTAAAACCTATTATTGACCAGTTCCTGCTTATTAGCCGTGCCGCCGGGGATCTGAACAGGATTGCTACAGAGATCGCCGGCTTACCGCGAACCAGCGAAGACGACAATGTACCAAAGGCCTCGCTTTCCGTAGCCTGA
- the feoB gene encoding ferrous iron transport protein B — MERKQLHIALVGNPNSGKSSLFNSLTGLNQKVGNFPGVTVDKKTGFTKIGHFSANIIDLPGTYSLYPRRLDEEVAYKVILNQDRDIKADVIVVVADASNLKRNLLFCSQIIDLKRPVVMALTMMDLARKKGIHININEMERELGIPIVAVNPRKNKGIDNLKKAIEMVSGNLYKPPVHDFIDVEALAPEAIHTVKHLVPGISSYEGVHYLINHETFALADELQDQIEETEKSNRFNPTKTQAEEILQRYQRIGNVMSLSVSLPDPNRKNILTDRLDNIFLHRVWGYIILLLVLFLMFQCVFLIASYPMDWIDSGTAAFSGWLGNVLPENNFTDLLINGIIAGLGGIIIFVPQIMILFGLIALLEDTGYMARISFLTDRVMRSVGLNGKSVMPMISGFACAVPAIMSARSIENRKERLLTILITPLMSCSARLPVYVMLVGMVIPQKYFLGFISLQGLVMTGLYLLGVVFALLVSYIAKFFIRSKEKSYFILELPTYRSPRWKNALETMIEKAKIFVLQAGRIIMIISIILWCLSSFGPKQRMHAVQQQYEAAIARPGADTTAVEETRAAAKLENSYAGIMGKTIEPVIRPLGYDWKIGIALVTSFAAREVFVGTMATLYSVQDDQGENIALREKMERATFADGTKVFTTATGVSLLVFYVFAMLCMSTLAIVKRETGSWKWPLIQLAYMTGLAYILSFIVYQLLK; from the coding sequence TTGGAAAGAAAGCAGTTACATATAGCATTAGTAGGAAATCCTAATAGCGGTAAAAGCTCCCTTTTTAACTCACTCACCGGCCTTAATCAAAAAGTTGGCAATTTTCCTGGTGTTACTGTTGATAAAAAGACAGGATTTACAAAAATTGGCCATTTTTCAGCAAATATCATAGATCTTCCGGGTACTTATAGTTTATACCCCCGCAGGCTGGATGAAGAAGTAGCCTATAAGGTGATCCTGAACCAGGACAGGGATATAAAGGCCGACGTAATTGTAGTGGTGGCGGATGCCAGCAACCTGAAACGGAACCTGCTGTTCTGCAGCCAGATCATTGACCTGAAGCGCCCCGTGGTAATGGCGCTGACCATGATGGACCTGGCCCGTAAAAAAGGCATCCATATCAACATCAATGAAATGGAACGGGAACTGGGCATACCTATTGTTGCGGTAAACCCCAGAAAAAATAAAGGCATTGATAACCTGAAAAAGGCGATCGAAATGGTTTCCGGAAATTTATATAAACCGCCTGTGCATGATTTTATTGATGTAGAGGCACTGGCACCGGAAGCCATCCACACGGTTAAGCACCTGGTGCCCGGCATCAGTTCTTATGAAGGAGTGCATTACCTCATCAACCATGAAACCTTTGCACTTGCAGATGAGTTGCAGGACCAGATAGAAGAAACCGAAAAAAGCAACCGTTTTAATCCGACAAAGACCCAGGCAGAAGAGATCCTGCAGCGGTACCAGCGCATTGGCAATGTAATGAGCCTGTCTGTATCCCTGCCGGACCCGAACCGGAAAAATATACTTACAGACCGGCTGGACAATATCTTCCTGCATCGCGTATGGGGCTATATCATCCTGCTTTTAGTATTGTTCCTGATGTTCCAGTGCGTGTTCCTGATAGCCTCCTACCCGATGGACTGGATCGATTCGGGCACTGCGGCCTTCAGCGGCTGGCTGGGCAATGTGCTGCCGGAGAACAATTTTACGGATCTTCTGATCAATGGCATTATAGCCGGGCTGGGCGGTATCATCATTTTTGTTCCCCAGATCATGATCCTGTTTGGACTGATCGCATTGCTGGAAGATACAGGGTATATGGCAAGGATCAGTTTTCTTACAGACCGTGTAATGCGCAGTGTGGGCCTGAACGGGAAAAGTGTAATGCCCATGATCAGCGGTTTTGCCTGCGCTGTTCCGGCCATCATGAGCGCCCGCAGCATTGAAAACCGTAAAGAGCGGCTGCTTACGATACTCATTACCCCATTAATGAGCTGCTCTGCAAGACTACCGGTCTACGTAATGCTGGTAGGCATGGTTATTCCCCAAAAGTATTTTTTAGGCTTTATCAGCCTGCAGGGACTGGTAATGACGGGGCTTTACCTGCTGGGAGTCGTTTTTGCATTACTCGTATCCTATATTGCCAAATTCTTTATACGGAGCAAGGAAAAAAGTTATTTTATACTGGAACTGCCTACTTACCGGTCTCCACGGTGGAAAAATGCACTGGAAACAATGATCGAAAAGGCAAAGATCTTTGTATTGCAGGCAGGAAGGATTATTATGATCATCAGCATCATTCTCTGGTGCCTCAGTTCCTTTGGCCCCAAACAGCGGATGCATGCCGTACAGCAGCAGTATGAGGCGGCTATTGCCCGCCCGGGTGCAGATACCACAGCAGTGGAAGAGACCAGGGCTGCGGCAAAGCTTGAAAATTCCTATGCTGGGATCATGGGTAAAACCATAGAGCCGGTCATCCGTCCGCTGGGCTACGACTGGAAGATCGGCATTGCATTGGTAACCTCTTTTGCCGCAAGGGAAGTGTTTGTGGGCACAATGGCCACTTTATACAGTGTGCAGGATGACCAGGGAGAGAACATTGCCCTGCGGGAAAAAATGGAACGAGCTACTTTTGCAGATGGCACCAAAGTGTTTACAACTGCCACGGGTGTATCACTGCTTGTTTTTTATGTATTTGCCATGCTTTGTATGAGCACCCTGGCCATTGTAAAACGGGAAACCGGTTCCTGGAAATGGCCATTGATTCAGCTGGCCTATATGACCGGGCTGGCGTATATACTCAGTTTTATAGTATATCAATTGCTGAAATAA
- a CDS encoding viral A-type inclusion protein: MKVVFFPLFLLLLIACGENKNGAGDGPKTQADSLLQEVLDGHDVVMPKMKKLERLMKASNAAVDSLNQLPAGKQNAALKVKMQALYTDLSNADKAMNDWMNGFKYDSFKNNEAARIKYLQDQKARVNEVKAQVLSSIDKADSVLEK, encoded by the coding sequence ATGAAAGTGGTATTTTTTCCCCTGTTTCTTTTGCTTTTAATTGCCTGCGGTGAAAATAAAAACGGTGCCGGAGACGGCCCTAAAACACAGGCGGACAGTCTTTTACAGGAAGTTCTGGATGGGCATGATGTGGTAATGCCTAAAATGAAAAAGCTGGAACGGCTGATGAAAGCGTCCAATGCGGCAGTAGATTCTTTAAATCAGTTACCTGCCGGTAAACAAAATGCAGCGTTAAAAGTAAAAATGCAGGCACTGTACACAGATCTCAGCAATGCAGATAAGGCAATGAACGACTGGATGAACGGGTTTAAATATGACTCTTTTAAGAATAATGAGGCTGCCCGTATAAAATACCTGCAGGATCAGAAAGCAAGGGTCAATGAAGTAAAGGCCCAGGTGCTGAGCAGTATTGACAAAGCAGATAGTGTCCTGGAAAAATAG
- a CDS encoding adenylate kinase yields the protein MFNLILFGPPGSGKGTQSDRLVEKYGLVHLSTGNLLRSEIAEKTPLGIEAKNFMDKGQLVPDEVVIGMIDNCLDQHKDAKGFLFDGFPRTANQAKALDKLLQLKKTAIHSVLALDVSEEELVKRLLERGKTSGRSDDTSEEVIRKRFAVYKEETAPVADHYKAQHKFKTVPGEGSIDDISNALSAQIDKVLARQREEEEALD from the coding sequence ATGTTTAATTTAATATTATTTGGCCCGCCCGGTAGCGGAAAAGGAACACAATCTGACCGGTTGGTAGAAAAGTATGGACTGGTGCATTTGTCAACCGGAAATCTGCTGCGTTCAGAAATTGCTGAAAAGACCCCGCTGGGTATTGAAGCAAAGAATTTTATGGATAAGGGGCAGTTGGTACCGGATGAAGTGGTGATCGGAATGATCGATAATTGCCTGGACCAGCATAAAGATGCAAAAGGTTTTCTGTTTGACGGGTTTCCGCGCACAGCCAACCAGGCAAAGGCACTGGATAAATTACTGCAACTGAAAAAGACTGCAATACATAGCGTACTGGCACTGGATGTTTCTGAAGAGGAACTGGTGAAGCGGCTTTTGGAAAGGGGCAAAACCTCCGGCCGCTCCGATGATACCAGCGAAGAGGTGATCCGTAAACGCTTTGCGGTTTATAAAGAGGAAACTGCCCCGGTAGCGGATCATTACAAAGCGCAGCATAAGTTCAAAACCGTTCCTGGCGAAGGTTCTATTGATGACATTTCAAACGCCCTCAGCGCGCAGATTGATAAAGTGCTGGCGCGGCAGCGGGAAGAAGAAGAGGCTTTGGATTAA
- the msrB gene encoding peptide-methionine (R)-S-oxide reductase MsrB, whose protein sequence is MEKNNNPVYSRTDSSKVNLPEEEWKKVLSPEVYYIARQKGTERPWTSKYENSKEVGTYYCAACGNPLFKSDTKFESGCGWPSFYEPISKTSVIYLEDRSHGMVRTEVECGRCHAHLGHVFNDGPPPTGLRYCINGVILDFEKAQKAEEQYNKK, encoded by the coding sequence ATGGAAAAGAATAATAACCCGGTCTATTCCCGCACAGATAGTTCCAAAGTAAACCTGCCGGAAGAGGAATGGAAAAAAGTGCTCTCTCCGGAAGTGTATTATATTGCCCGTCAAAAAGGAACAGAGCGGCCCTGGACGAGTAAATATGAAAACTCAAAGGAAGTAGGCACCTATTATTGCGCTGCCTGCGGAAACCCTTTGTTCAAAAGCGATACTAAATTTGAAAGCGGCTGTGGCTGGCCAAGTTTTTACGAGCCGATAAGCAAAACCAGCGTTATTTACCTGGAAGACAGGAGTCATGGGATGGTACGTACAGAAGTGGAATGTGGTCGTTGTCATGCACACCTGGGCCATGTGTTCAATGACGGGCCACCCCCAACCGGTTTACGTTATTGCATAAACGGTGTCATTCTTGATTTTGAAAAAGCGCAGAAAGCCGAAGAGCAATATAACAAAAAATAG